From Streptomyces durmitorensis, a single genomic window includes:
- a CDS encoding BlaI/MecI/CopY family transcriptional regulator — MPRPLGELEDSVMTRVWKWNRPVTVREVLEDLQQERSIAYTTVMTVLDNLHQKGWVRREAEGRAYRYEAVSTRAAYAAALMNEAWSQSDNPAAALVAFFGMMSAEQREALSDAMRIVGPVSQAIPEAIPEAIPQADPQETPQADPQETPQETPQETPQAVPENPGAAEPEVER, encoded by the coding sequence GTGCCTCGCCCCTTGGGAGAACTCGAAGACTCAGTCATGACACGGGTGTGGAAGTGGAACCGCCCCGTGACCGTTCGAGAAGTCCTGGAAGACCTTCAGCAGGAACGGTCCATCGCGTACACCACCGTCATGACCGTTTTGGACAATCTTCATCAGAAGGGCTGGGTGCGCCGTGAAGCGGAAGGTCGCGCCTATCGATATGAGGCGGTCTCCACTCGGGCCGCCTACGCCGCCGCACTGATGAACGAAGCATGGTCGCAGAGCGACAACCCCGCCGCCGCTCTCGTCGCGTTCTTCGGGATGATGTCGGCGGAACAGCGCGAAGCACTCAGCGACGCGATGCGCATCGTGGGCCCGGTCTCTCAAGCGATCCCTGAAGCGATCCCAGAAGCGATCCCTCAAGCGGATCCTCAAGAGACACCTCAAGCGGATCCTCAAGAGACACCTCAAGAGACGCCTCAAGAGACACCTCAAGCGGTCCCGGAGAACCCCGGCGCGGCGGAGCCAGAAGTAGAGCGATAG